In Actinoplanes derwentensis, the following proteins share a genomic window:
- a CDS encoding PH domain-containing protein, with the protein MTDFPRPPRRRLDRRFVLWRTLQTVFWSAGVLGVLGAVWFFAEVTRPWVGPVLVVLGVIYLVNIAIMPSWRYRVHRWETTDDAVYALTGWLTHKWQIVPISRIQSIDTEIGPLQRALGLATITVTTASSEGNIAIEGVAVADAEETVDRLREVTAATVGDAT; encoded by the coding sequence ATGACCGACTTCCCCCGGCCTCCCCGGCGACGGCTCGATCGACGGTTCGTACTGTGGCGGACGTTGCAGACCGTGTTCTGGAGTGCCGGGGTGCTGGGGGTGCTGGGCGCGGTCTGGTTCTTCGCCGAGGTGACCCGGCCGTGGGTGGGGCCGGTGCTGGTGGTCCTCGGGGTGATCTACCTGGTGAACATCGCGATCATGCCGAGCTGGCGCTACCGGGTGCACCGCTGGGAGACGACCGACGACGCGGTGTACGCGCTGACCGGTTGGCTGACCCACAAATGGCAGATCGTGCCGATCTCCCGGATCCAGAGCATCGACACCGAGATCGGGCCGTTGCAGCGGGCCCTGGGGCTGGCCACGATCACCGTCACCACGGCGTCGTCGGAGGGGAACATCGCGATCGAAGGGGTCGCCGTGGCCGACGCCGAGGAGACCGTCGACCGGCTACGCGAGGTCACCGCCGCGACCGTTGGTGACGCCACGTGA
- a CDS encoding RICIN domain-containing protein codes for MASIAGYALLRPATNTGEWVSQPGLSLPAAVGPSIAGSDTENAAPTQGQPGDFAGGTDGDSGSSTVTRTNSPKPAAGGGTASQSVAASPAVSGSPASSVTSGPPISLLPSAIPTGQGMLANGSGLCLDLRGGRAAEGRDVHVDTCNGTSPQRWKLNSDRTLEVLNMCAYLVGDGTAELTRCDGRTTAQWQLFANGTLINMSNGLCLTDPNSGTRTSTAVTVTVCTGSKNQSWTFT; via the coding sequence GTGGCCAGCATCGCCGGCTATGCGCTGCTACGGCCGGCGACCAATACCGGCGAGTGGGTCTCGCAGCCGGGCCTGTCGTTGCCTGCGGCGGTCGGACCGAGCATCGCGGGCAGCGACACCGAGAATGCCGCGCCCACTCAGGGCCAGCCCGGCGACTTTGCCGGCGGCACCGACGGCGATTCCGGCTCCTCGACAGTGACTCGAACCAACTCACCCAAGCCCGCGGCCGGCGGCGGGACGGCGAGTCAGTCGGTTGCGGCATCCCCTGCGGTCAGTGGCAGTCCCGCGTCATCGGTGACTTCAGGGCCGCCGATCAGTCTTCTGCCGAGTGCGATCCCTACCGGGCAAGGCATGCTGGCCAACGGCAGCGGGCTCTGTCTGGACCTTCGCGGTGGCCGCGCCGCCGAGGGCCGGGACGTGCATGTCGACACCTGTAACGGGACCAGCCCGCAGCGCTGGAAACTGAACTCGGATCGGACTCTCGAGGTGCTGAACATGTGCGCCTACCTGGTGGGCGACGGAACCGCCGAACTGACCCGCTGCGACGGGCGGACCACCGCACAGTGGCAGTTGTTCGCCAACGGAACGCTGATCAACATGTCAAACGGGCTGTGCCTCACCGACCCGAACTCCGGCACCCGAACATCCACCGCCGTCACCGTAACCGTCTGCACGGGCAGCAAAAACCAGTCCTGGACCTTCACCTGA
- a CDS encoding crotonase/enoyl-CoA hydratase family protein, with translation MKFLTMSVTDAGVAHVQLNRPDKLNALALDTLDELVRTARTLKKDRNLRGVIISGTGDSFCSGLDIAAAMRTPARIAKAFVPLPWRGTNLFQEACWAWRRLPVPVIAAVHGHCFGGGLQIALAADFRFATPDSRWSVLEGKWGIIPDMTGMRTLTELLGADVAKKLTMTAEQFDGTEAQRLGLVTELHDEPLKAATEFALTLAEKSPDALAAAKRLINGAVTGSARRTFARERRAQLRLLALPNTAILRKAVMKRDTPEFRPRARP, from the coding sequence ATGAAGTTCTTGACAATGTCGGTGACGGACGCCGGCGTCGCGCATGTTCAGCTGAACCGGCCGGACAAGCTGAACGCCCTCGCGCTCGACACCCTCGACGAACTCGTCCGCACCGCTCGCACCCTGAAGAAGGACCGCAACCTCCGGGGCGTGATCATTTCCGGTACGGGTGACTCGTTCTGCTCCGGCCTCGACATCGCCGCCGCGATGCGCACGCCCGCCCGGATCGCGAAAGCGTTCGTGCCGCTGCCGTGGCGTGGCACCAACCTGTTCCAGGAGGCGTGCTGGGCCTGGCGCCGGCTGCCGGTTCCGGTGATCGCCGCGGTGCACGGCCACTGTTTCGGCGGCGGCCTGCAGATCGCGCTGGCCGCTGACTTCCGGTTCGCCACACCGGACTCGCGCTGGTCGGTGCTGGAAGGCAAGTGGGGCATCATCCCCGACATGACCGGCATGCGGACACTGACCGAACTGCTCGGCGCTGACGTGGCCAAGAAGCTGACCATGACGGCTGAGCAGTTCGACGGCACCGAGGCGCAGCGTCTGGGCCTGGTCACCGAGCTGCACGACGAACCGCTGAAAGCGGCGACCGAGTTCGCGCTCACGCTCGCCGAGAAGTCCCCCGACGCGCTGGCCGCCGCGAAACGCCTGATCAACGGTGCGGTCACCGGCAGTGCCCGGCGGACGTTCGCCCGGGAACGCCGCGCCCAGCTCCGGCTGCTGGCCCTGCCGAACACCGCGATCCTCCGCAAAGCGGTCATGAAACGCGACACACCGGAATTCCGGCCGCGTGCGCGTCCGTAG
- a CDS encoding class I SAM-dependent methyltransferase, whose protein sequence is MDLDLLSAAVAAEGFMPEDEGRALARAALDAPDGPILEVGSYLGKSTLYLAAAARARGGKVVTVDHHRGSEEHQVGWEYHEPGLVDPAVGLIDTLPGFRRTIAAARAEDVVVAVVARAEEFAALWSAPLAFLFLDGSHTDESAQRDLGSWAPHLAVGGILAIHDVFPDPADGGQAPYRIYRQALDTGEFTEIPGQGSLRLLRRDRFAPEDA, encoded by the coding sequence ATGGATCTTGATTTGTTGTCCGCGGCTGTTGCGGCTGAAGGTTTCATGCCGGAGGACGAAGGGCGGGCGCTGGCTCGGGCCGCGCTCGACGCGCCGGACGGGCCGATCCTGGAGGTGGGCAGCTACCTGGGGAAGTCCACGCTCTACCTGGCGGCGGCCGCGCGGGCACGGGGCGGCAAGGTCGTCACCGTGGATCATCACCGCGGGTCCGAGGAGCATCAGGTGGGATGGGAGTACCACGAGCCGGGACTGGTGGATCCGGCGGTCGGACTGATCGACACGCTGCCGGGGTTCCGGCGCACCATCGCCGCCGCTCGCGCCGAGGACGTGGTCGTCGCGGTCGTCGCGCGGGCCGAGGAGTTCGCGGCGCTGTGGTCGGCGCCGCTCGCGTTCCTCTTTCTGGACGGCAGCCACACCGACGAGTCGGCTCAGCGAGACCTAGGATCGTGGGCGCCGCACCTGGCCGTCGGCGGGATCCTCGCCATCCACGACGTCTTCCCCGACCCCGCCGACGGTGGGCAGGCGCCCTACCGCATCTATCGCCAGGCTCTCGACACCGGCGAGTTCACTGAAATCCCTGGTCAGGGCTCACTGCGGCTGCTCCGCCGGGACCGCTTCGCCCCGGAAGACGCCTGA
- a CDS encoding NADPH-dependent 2,4-dienoyl-CoA reductase: MTSYPHLLSPLALGHTTLRNRVVMGSMHTKLEDRLSDLPKLAAFFAERARGGVGLMVTGGYAPTWRGWLAPFGSQMTREGHALQHRIVTDAVHEHDGKILMQVLHAGRYSYHPFSLGASAKKSPITPFAPRAMSTRQVDRTASAFARASLLARRAGYDGVEIMGSEGYLINQFLAARTNDRSDVWGGSATKRMRFPLEIVRRVRELCGDDFIVQYRISLLDLVDDGQSWEETVDLAKQLAEAGVSIFNTGIGWHEARVPTIVTSVPPGAFAWVTGKLRREVTVPVVASNRINRPEAAEQILAAGEADLVSMARPLLADADWVTKAVEGREREIITCIACNQACLDHTFKNQRATCMLNPRAGFETELVLLPTRTRKRIAVVGAGPAGLAAAVELAGRGHQVDLFEGAEEIGGQFRLAARVPGKEEFARTLDYYRHMIEIRGVALHLKTQAGVDELTGFDHVVIATGVEPRIPAIPGVEHPSVLTYQQLISGEGEAGQRVAIIGAGGIGFDAGEFLLFSPDEPLDDWMRRWGVADPAEQRGGLGTKVKAPARREVHLLQRKETALGKGLGKTTGWVHRAALQDSGVTMLRGVEYVRIDDDGLHITVAGTPRTLAVDTVVLCAGQTSVRDLVEPLTARGVTVHVIGGADVAAELDAKRAIKQATELAASL; encoded by the coding sequence GTGACTTCTTATCCGCACCTGCTGAGCCCGCTTGCACTGGGGCATACGACGCTGCGTAATCGGGTTGTCATGGGGTCGATGCATACCAAGCTTGAGGATCGGCTCAGTGACCTGCCGAAACTTGCCGCGTTCTTCGCCGAGCGGGCCCGTGGCGGCGTGGGGCTTATGGTCACCGGGGGTTATGCGCCGACGTGGCGGGGGTGGCTGGCGCCGTTCGGTAGTCAGATGACCCGGGAAGGGCACGCTCTGCAGCACCGGATCGTCACGGACGCGGTGCATGAGCATGACGGCAAGATTCTGATGCAGGTGCTGCATGCGGGGCGGTACTCGTACCACCCGTTCAGTCTCGGGGCCTCAGCCAAGAAGTCGCCGATCACGCCGTTCGCGCCGCGGGCCATGAGCACCAGGCAGGTGGATCGGACTGCTTCCGCGTTCGCGCGGGCATCGTTGCTGGCTCGGCGGGCCGGATATGACGGGGTGGAGATCATGGGGTCGGAGGGGTATCTGATCAATCAGTTCCTCGCCGCCCGTACCAACGATCGGTCTGATGTGTGGGGTGGCTCTGCCACGAAGCGGATGCGGTTTCCGCTGGAGATCGTGCGGCGGGTGCGGGAGTTGTGCGGGGACGACTTCATCGTGCAGTACCGGATCAGCCTGCTCGACCTCGTCGACGACGGTCAGTCCTGGGAGGAGACCGTCGACCTGGCGAAACAACTCGCCGAGGCGGGCGTCTCGATCTTCAACACCGGGATCGGCTGGCACGAGGCACGAGTGCCGACGATCGTCACGTCGGTGCCGCCGGGCGCGTTCGCCTGGGTCACCGGCAAGCTCCGGCGTGAGGTGACCGTGCCGGTCGTCGCGTCGAACCGGATCAACCGGCCGGAAGCCGCCGAGCAGATCCTCGCCGCCGGTGAGGCCGATCTGGTGTCGATGGCCCGGCCGCTGCTCGCCGACGCGGACTGGGTGACGAAGGCCGTCGAGGGGCGCGAGCGGGAGATCATCACCTGTATCGCCTGCAACCAAGCCTGCCTGGATCACACGTTCAAGAACCAGCGGGCCACGTGCATGCTGAACCCCCGGGCCGGGTTCGAGACCGAACTGGTGCTGCTGCCGACCCGTACCAGAAAAAGGATCGCGGTTGTCGGGGCCGGACCGGCGGGACTGGCCGCGGCTGTCGAACTCGCCGGGCGCGGGCATCAGGTCGACCTGTTCGAAGGGGCCGAGGAGATCGGCGGGCAGTTCCGGCTGGCCGCGCGGGTTCCGGGCAAGGAGGAGTTCGCGCGAACACTCGACTACTACCGGCACATGATCGAGATCCGCGGTGTGGCGCTGCACCTGAAGACCCAGGCCGGGGTGGACGAGCTGACCGGTTTCGACCATGTGGTGATCGCGACCGGGGTAGAGCCGCGGATCCCGGCGATTCCCGGAGTGGAGCATCCGAGTGTGCTCACCTATCAGCAGCTGATCAGCGGGGAAGGGGAAGCCGGGCAGCGGGTGGCGATCATCGGGGCCGGCGGGATCGGGTTCGACGCCGGGGAGTTCCTGCTGTTCTCGCCGGACGAGCCGCTCGACGACTGGATGCGGCGATGGGGTGTCGCCGATCCGGCCGAACAGCGCGGCGGACTGGGCACCAAGGTCAAGGCTCCGGCCCGGCGCGAGGTGCATCTGCTGCAGCGCAAGGAGACGGCGCTCGGCAAGGGGCTGGGCAAGACGACGGGCTGGGTGCACCGGGCGGCGCTGCAGGACTCCGGGGTGACGATGCTGCGGGGTGTCGAGTACGTGCGCATCGACGATGACGGGCTGCACATCACGGTCGCCGGGACGCCGCGGACTCTGGCCGTGGACACGGTGGTGCTGTGTGCGGGACAGACGTCGGTGCGGGACCTGGTCGAGCCGTTGACCGCGCGAGGTGTGACGGTGCACGTCATCGGGGGTGCCGACGTTGCTGCCGAGCTGGATGCGAAGCGGGCCATCAAACAGGCGACCGAGCTGGCCGCGAGCCTCTGA
- a CDS encoding class I SAM-dependent methyltransferase: MRLFGTVAGLYDSARPGYPAWIGESIVSFHGRAPSSVVEIGAGTGKGTAVLAGLGAPLTCIEPDPRMAAVLAGRFPAAVVHATTFEDWTPPDGGADVLACAMAWHWLDPATRNRLAFDALAPGGTLAIFGHRYGYADPDQGEAVRATLSRLNRTGSDRPLDWFHQDVLDHGCFTGVRKEVRRTPLPLDRTGYLNLMATFGPGLKQSPERQRQVQEALGRLVDDFGGNVVLDLRTTLVLGSR, encoded by the coding sequence GTGAGGCTTTTCGGTACGGTCGCCGGCCTGTACGACTCGGCCCGGCCCGGATATCCGGCGTGGATCGGCGAGTCGATCGTGAGCTTTCACGGTCGTGCGCCGTCGTCGGTGGTGGAGATCGGGGCCGGAACCGGAAAGGGGACGGCGGTGCTGGCCGGGCTCGGGGCGCCGCTGACCTGCATCGAACCGGATCCGCGGATGGCGGCGGTGCTCGCCGGACGGTTCCCGGCGGCGGTCGTTCACGCCACGACGTTCGAGGACTGGACACCGCCGGACGGTGGTGCCGACGTGCTCGCGTGCGCGATGGCCTGGCACTGGCTCGACCCGGCGACCCGCAACCGGCTGGCGTTCGACGCGCTGGCGCCGGGCGGGACTCTGGCGATCTTCGGGCATCGGTACGGGTACGCCGACCCGGATCAGGGCGAGGCGGTGCGGGCCACCCTGTCACGCCTGAACCGGACCGGATCCGATCGCCCGCTCGACTGGTTCCACCAGGACGTGCTCGATCACGGGTGCTTCACCGGCGTACGCAAAGAGGTCCGTCGGACACCGCTCCCCCTGGACCGGACCGGCTACCTGAACCTGATGGCGACGTTCGGCCCCGGCCTGAAACAGTCGCCGGAGAGGCAGCGGCAGGTCCAGGAAGCGCTCGGCCGGCTGGTCGACGACTTCGGCGGAAACGTGGTGCTGGACCTGCGGACGACGCTGGTTCTGGGCTCACGTTGA
- a CDS encoding glycosyltransferase family 4 protein encodes MISVPLRIALLSYRSKPHSGGQGIYVRHLSRELVGLGHQVEVFSGPPLPELDEGVGLTVLPSLDLYRDSDPFRTPRREEFTSAVDVLEFAAMCTGAFPEPLTFSLRAWLHLKERLGEFDIVHDNQCLGYGLLPLGRLGTPLVATIHHPITVDRDLELAAAPDWKRRMSLRRWYAFTRMQGRVAKRLPWLTTVSNAARDEIVEAFGVSPEQLSVIGVGVDTDTFKPAGQEQPRRIPAGDPAGESAGGSTAGEDTPRSTAAEDTGGSPASEDTVGDGAGEGTAESTISASTTDASPASEGTTVGESTATGESTAGGMAGEHTAGRVVGGAAGKGSGERGRIVSVASADVPLKGLPELIEAVAKLRAERDVELVVVGTARPDGPAAQAIGRLGLGESVRFVSGITDEELADLFRSATVAAVPSRYEGFSLPAVEAMACGIPLVVTTAGALPEVAGPDGLASLHVPPGDAGALAAAIGRLLDDGDLRRRLGAEGRKRVVEHFTWRRTAIRTAEWYSEAIAAKIQARESAKPRAAAKPR; translated from the coding sequence GTGATCTCCGTGCCTCTCCGTATCGCCCTGTTGTCGTATCGCAGCAAGCCGCACAGCGGGGGCCAGGGGATCTATGTACGGCACCTCTCCCGGGAACTGGTAGGGCTCGGGCACCAGGTAGAGGTCTTCTCCGGGCCGCCGTTGCCGGAGTTGGACGAAGGTGTCGGGCTGACCGTTCTGCCGAGTCTCGATCTTTATCGGGACTCTGATCCGTTTCGGACGCCTCGGCGCGAGGAATTCACGTCGGCCGTTGATGTGCTCGAGTTCGCGGCCATGTGTACGGGGGCGTTTCCGGAACCGTTGACGTTTTCGCTTCGGGCCTGGCTGCATCTGAAGGAGCGGTTGGGCGAGTTCGACATCGTTCACGACAATCAGTGCCTGGGGTACGGGCTGTTGCCGCTCGGGCGGCTGGGAACGCCACTGGTGGCGACCATTCATCATCCGATCACCGTGGACCGGGATCTGGAACTGGCGGCCGCGCCGGACTGGAAGCGGCGGATGTCGCTGCGGCGGTGGTACGCGTTCACCCGGATGCAGGGGCGGGTAGCGAAGCGTCTGCCCTGGTTGACCACGGTTTCGAATGCGGCCCGGGACGAGATCGTCGAGGCGTTCGGGGTTTCTCCGGAGCAGCTGAGTGTCATCGGGGTCGGCGTCGACACCGACACGTTCAAGCCGGCGGGACAAGAGCAGCCGAGGAGGATCCCAGCGGGAGACCCGGCCGGTGAGAGCGCCGGAGGAAGCACGGCCGGTGAGGACACGCCTAGGAGCACGGCGGCTGAGGACACGGGTGGGAGCCCGGCGAGCGAGGACACAGTTGGAGACGGGGCCGGTGAAGGCACGGCCGAAAGCACGATCAGCGCGAGCACGACCGACGCCAGCCCGGCCAGTGAGGGCACGACCGTCGGTGAGAGCACTGCCACTGGTGAGAGCACTGCCGGAGGCATGGCGGGCGAGCACACGGCCGGGCGCGTGGTCGGGGGCGCTGCCGGGAAAGGCTCTGGGGAACGAGGGCGGATTGTTTCGGTGGCTAGTGCCGACGTGCCGCTCAAAGGGCTTCCGGAGCTGATCGAAGCGGTGGCCAAGCTTCGGGCTGAACGCGACGTCGAACTTGTCGTGGTCGGCACGGCGCGGCCGGATGGTCCCGCTGCCCAGGCGATCGGACGGTTGGGGCTGGGGGAATCGGTTCGGTTCGTCTCCGGGATCACTGACGAGGAACTTGCTGATCTTTTCCGGTCGGCGACGGTCGCTGCGGTGCCGTCTCGGTACGAGGGGTTCTCGCTGCCTGCGGTTGAGGCGATGGCGTGTGGGATTCCGCTGGTCGTCACCACCGCCGGGGCGCTGCCGGAGGTGGCCGGGCCGGACGGGCTGGCGTCTCTGCATGTGCCGCCGGGTGATGCCGGGGCATTGGCCGCGGCGATCGGGCGGCTGCTCGACGATGGGGATCTGCGCCGCCGGCTCGGTGCGGAGGGTCGCAAGCGGGTGGTTGAACATTTCACTTGGCGGCGGACCGCGATCCGGACCGCCGAGTGGTACTCCGAGGCGATCGCGGCGAAAATCCAGGCCCGAGAGTCCGCGAAGCCGCGAGCGGCCGCGAAGCCCCGATAG
- a CDS encoding SGNH/GDSL hydrolase family protein, with the protein MNPLLLPVVAAQGLWLKSTIKPLPAPGGVSGGTVTGSDVARLRLAVVGESTAAGCGVARHEDGFAGAFAGEVAARTGQTVEWAATGRYGATARLIRERLLPSIGDDLNLVVVLAGVNDVLTGRSARQWRADLTGIIGDLAGRTRKIVVTGVPPFTLFPALPAVLARYLAERASVLDQVSEQVCGRDAVFVRSDFDTVPPGFFAADRFHPSAAGYRQWAAMVAERVAQ; encoded by the coding sequence GTGAATCCTCTTCTTCTGCCGGTTGTCGCAGCTCAGGGGCTGTGGCTGAAGTCGACGATCAAGCCCTTGCCGGCGCCGGGTGGGGTCTCGGGCGGGACGGTCACCGGGAGTGACGTCGCGAGACTACGGCTCGCCGTCGTCGGGGAGTCGACGGCCGCCGGGTGCGGGGTGGCGCGGCACGAGGACGGGTTCGCGGGCGCTTTCGCCGGTGAGGTCGCCGCACGCACCGGGCAGACGGTGGAGTGGGCGGCGACCGGGCGTTATGGGGCCACCGCACGGCTGATCCGGGAGCGGCTGCTGCCGTCGATCGGTGACGATCTCAACCTGGTCGTGGTGCTGGCCGGGGTCAACGACGTGCTCACCGGGCGTAGTGCTCGGCAGTGGCGCGCCGATCTGACCGGCATCATCGGGGATCTCGCCGGGCGGACCCGGAAGATCGTCGTCACCGGGGTGCCGCCGTTCACGCTGTTCCCGGCGTTGCCGGCGGTTCTCGCCCGCTATCTGGCCGAGCGGGCGTCCGTTCTGGATCAGGTTTCCGAACAGGTCTGCGGGCGGGACGCCGTCTTCGTGCGGTCGGATTTCGATACGGTGCCGCCCGGGTTCTTCGCCGCCGACCGGTTCCACCCGTCGGCGGCCGGATATCGCCAGTGGGCGGCCATGGTCGCGGAGAGGGTCGCACAGTGA
- a CDS encoding class I SAM-dependent methyltransferase: protein MLTVDYDRLDVRPGMRVLDLGCGEGRHTFEAYRRGADVVALDLNVTDLATTRQWCAAMALEGEAPATASATTVQGNLLSLPFPDASFDRVIASEVLEHIPDDVTAIAELTRVLRPGGLAAVTVPRWLPERVCWALSDEYHANEGGHIRIYKEDELAGRLRDAGLTVTGNGFAHALHSPYWWLKCAIGDSAPTRAYHRLLVWDIVDKPVFTRVLEQALNPLIGKSVVIYLQKEEVLAGVGA from the coding sequence ATGCTGACCGTCGACTATGACCGGCTGGACGTGCGGCCGGGGATGCGGGTCCTGGACCTGGGATGCGGCGAGGGCCGGCACACGTTCGAGGCGTACCGGCGGGGGGCCGACGTCGTGGCTCTCGACCTGAACGTCACGGATCTCGCCACTACTCGCCAGTGGTGTGCGGCGATGGCTTTGGAAGGTGAGGCGCCGGCTACGGCGAGCGCGACCACCGTACAAGGCAATCTGTTGTCCTTGCCTTTTCCGGATGCCAGTTTTGATCGGGTGATCGCGTCTGAGGTGCTGGAGCACATTCCGGATGACGTGACGGCTATCGCCGAGTTGACGCGGGTGCTGCGGCCGGGTGGGCTGGCGGCGGTGACGGTGCCGCGGTGGCTGCCGGAGCGGGTGTGCTGGGCGCTGTCCGATGAGTACCACGCCAACGAAGGTGGGCACATCCGCATCTACAAAGAGGATGAGCTGGCCGGACGGCTGCGGGACGCGGGGCTGACGGTGACCGGTAACGGGTTCGCGCATGCGCTGCACAGTCCGTACTGGTGGCTGAAATGTGCCATCGGGGATTCGGCACCGACTCGGGCGTACCACCGCCTTCTGGTGTGGGACATCGTCGACAAACCGGTCTTCACTCGGGTGCTGGAGCAGGCGCTGAACCCGTTGATCGGTAAGAGTGTGGTCATCTACCTGCAGAAGGAGGAGGTGCTCGCGGGTGTCGGTGCCTGA
- a CDS encoding PadR family transcriptional regulator, with protein sequence MALRNALLAALVDRESSGYDLAKQFRSSVANFWTCTPQQLYRELEKMETEGLLSARLVKQDKRPDKRIFSVTEAGRDALHAFSLRSPKPTTVRDELLIQVESLSHGDVPSIRESIRTHLAASRSRLDGYEQRLSDILGTRSDSEFLATGTRIGPYLTLHRGISFERENITWAELALDVLGRRFP encoded by the coding sequence GTGGCACTGAGGAACGCGTTGCTGGCGGCTCTGGTCGATCGGGAGTCGTCCGGTTACGACCTGGCCAAACAGTTCCGTAGCTCGGTGGCCAACTTCTGGACCTGCACGCCGCAGCAGCTGTACCGCGAACTGGAGAAGATGGAAACCGAGGGCCTGCTCTCGGCCCGGCTCGTCAAACAGGACAAACGCCCCGACAAGCGGATCTTCTCGGTGACCGAGGCGGGCCGCGACGCTCTGCACGCGTTCTCGCTGCGCTCCCCCAAGCCCACCACGGTCCGGGACGAACTGTTGATCCAGGTCGAGTCGCTGTCGCACGGTGACGTGCCGAGCATCCGGGAGTCGATCCGCACGCATCTGGCGGCCAGCCGGTCCCGTCTGGACGGTTACGAGCAGCGGCTGTCCGACATCCTCGGCACCCGTTCGGACAGCGAGTTCCTGGCCACCGGCACCCGGATCGGCCCGTACCTGACACTGCACCGGGGTATCAGTTTCGAACGCGAGAACATCACCTGGGCTGAACTGGCGCTGGACGTTCTCGGACGCCGGTTCCCTTGA
- a CDS encoding prenyltransferase/squalene oxidase repeat-containing protein, which yields MSVPDLPGVLSADDIRATVASIAAVQEPDGLIPWEPGQQADPWDHVEAAMALDVGGETARAVAAYDWLRRNQRTDGSWASRYQHDGAVADSTAETNHAAYLAVGCWHHWLCTGDDGFLERMWPAIRAGLDFVTGCQAPDGEVWWAFGDQVALLTGSSSVHQALRCGVAIADRVGEPQPDWELAADLLGTAIRERPGAFADKGRYSMDWYYPVLGGAIRGPAGRQRIQDRWDEFVVPGRGARCVADRPWVTGAETCELALALDTVGERSAAEQMVAAMQHLRAEDGSYWTGLVLDDGVRWPVERTTWTAAAVVLAVDALHAAHPRSGVFRGEAVPAEQPQ from the coding sequence GTGTCGGTGCCTGACCTGCCGGGCGTGCTGAGCGCCGACGACATCCGGGCCACCGTCGCGAGTATCGCCGCTGTTCAGGAGCCGGACGGCCTGATTCCGTGGGAACCGGGGCAACAGGCCGACCCGTGGGATCACGTGGAGGCCGCGATGGCTCTGGACGTCGGCGGGGAGACCGCGCGGGCGGTGGCCGCCTATGACTGGCTGCGGCGCAATCAGCGGACGGACGGATCCTGGGCTTCCCGGTACCAGCATGACGGTGCCGTCGCGGACTCCACTGCGGAGACGAATCATGCCGCCTATCTCGCGGTGGGCTGCTGGCATCACTGGCTGTGTACCGGGGACGACGGTTTCCTGGAGCGGATGTGGCCGGCGATCCGGGCCGGGCTCGACTTCGTGACCGGGTGTCAGGCTCCGGACGGCGAGGTCTGGTGGGCGTTCGGCGACCAGGTCGCGCTGCTCACCGGCTCGTCCAGCGTGCACCAGGCACTGCGCTGCGGGGTGGCGATCGCCGACCGGGTGGGTGAGCCGCAGCCCGACTGGGAACTCGCCGCCGACCTGCTCGGCACCGCGATCCGGGAACGTCCGGGCGCGTTCGCCGACAAGGGCCGCTACTCGATGGACTGGTACTACCCGGTCCTGGGCGGGGCGATCCGAGGACCCGCCGGGCGACAGCGCATCCAGGACCGGTGGGACGAGTTCGTGGTACCCGGCCGGGGTGCCCGCTGTGTCGCCGACCGGCCGTGGGTCACCGGCGCGGAGACCTGTGAGCTGGCCCTGGCCCTGGATACGGTCGGGGAACGGTCCGCCGCCGAACAGATGGTCGCGGCGATGCAGCACCTGCGGGCGGAGGACGGTTCCTACTGGACCGGTCTGGTGCTCGACGACGGCGTGCGATGGCCGGTGGAACGCACCACCTGGACCGCCGCCGCAGTGGTGCTGGCGGTCGACGCGCTGCACGCCGCGCACCCCCGATCAGGCGTCTTCCGGGGCGAAGCGGTCCCGGCGGAGCAGCCGCAGTGA